Sequence from the Bacteroidales bacterium genome:
CTACAAAGTAAAACAACAAGTCAATGTGCCGGTTGAATATAAAGGATTAAGTTTAGATGTTGATTTAAGATTAGATTTGCTCGTAAACAATACAATAATCGTAGAATTAAAAGCAATCGAAAATATTCTGCCTGTTCACGAGGCACAACTTCTCACATATATGAAGTTATTAAAAAAACCGCAAGGGTTGTTAATTAATTTCTTTACGGATAATATTACAACGTCAATGAAACCTTTTGTAAATGAATATTTTAAAGAATTAGAAGATTGAATAAATAACCATTAAGGCATTAAGTTTCATTAAGATA
This genomic interval carries:
- a CDS encoding GxxExxY protein, whose amino-acid sequence is MTKKEVTQLSYDIVGCAIEVHKELGPGLLESVYEKCLRRELELKGYKVKQQVNVPVEYKGLSLDVDLRLDLLVNNTIIVELKAIENILPVHEAQLLTYMKLLKKPQGLLINFFTDNITTSMKPFVNEYFKELED